Proteins encoded by one window of Nicotiana tabacum cultivar K326 chromosome 10, ASM71507v2, whole genome shotgun sequence:
- the LOC107783476 gene encoding uncharacterized protein LOC107783476 isoform X1: MTTAARPTWAPAKGGNEQGGTRIFGPSQKYSSRDIASHTTLKPRKDGQDTQDELQRRNLREELEDRERRHFSSKDKGYEDRDRRKGGQLLLEGGKREIEDRIVPRSADADDADVKSDDESEDDDDDDDTEALLAELEQIKKEKAEEKLRKERLEQEEELKAKEAELLKGNPLLNQPTSFSVKRRWDDDVVFKNQARGELKAAKRFINDTIRNDFHRKFLQKYMK, encoded by the exons ATGACAACAGCAGCTAGGCCTACATGGGCGCCAGCTAAAGGTGGCAATGAACAAGGTGGAACTCGAATTTTTGGTCCATCTCAGAAATATTCTTCCAGAGACATTGCATCTCACACTACTTTAAAGCCCAG AAAGGATGGACAGGACACTCAGGATGAGTTGCAGAGGAGAAACCTCCGGGAAGAGTTAGAAGACCGTGAGCGGAGACACTTTTCTTCAAAAGATAAAGGCTATG AGGACAGAGACCGGAGAAAGGGTGGTCAACTCCTTTTAGAAG GGGGCAAAAGAGAGATTGAAGATCGCATTGTTCCACGCAGTGCTGACGCTGATGATGCTGACGTCAAAAGTGATGATGAGAG TGaggatgatgatgacgatgatgatacAGAGGCTCTCCTGGCAGAGCTTGAACAGATAAAGAAGGAAAAAGCTGAGGAGAAACTTCGGAAA GAACGGCTAGAGCAAGAGGAGGAGCTTAAAGCAAAGGAAGCAGAACTGTTGAAGGGAAACCCTCTATTAAACCAGCCAACATCTTTCAGTGTGAAGAGAAG GTGGGATGATGATGTGGTCTTCAAGAATCAGGCTCGCGGGGAACTGAAGGCGGCCAAGCGCTTTATAAATGACACCATTCGGAATGACTTTCATAGGAAGTTCCTGCAGAAATACATGAAATGA
- the LOC107783476 gene encoding uncharacterized protein LOC107783476 isoform X2, producing the protein MYITSSNPATNKSLVFKKDGQDTQDELQRRNLREELEDRERRHFSSKDKGYEDRDRRKGGQLLLEGGKREIEDRIVPRSADADDADVKSDDESEDDDDDDDTEALLAELEQIKKEKAEEKLRKERLEQEEELKAKEAELLKGNPLLNQPTSFSVKRRWDDDVVFKNQARGELKAAKRFINDTIRNDFHRKFLQKYMK; encoded by the exons ATGTACATCACGAGTTCGAATCCTGCCACAAACAAAAGTTTGGTATTTAA AAAGGATGGACAGGACACTCAGGATGAGTTGCAGAGGAGAAACCTCCGGGAAGAGTTAGAAGACCGTGAGCGGAGACACTTTTCTTCAAAAGATAAAGGCTATG AGGACAGAGACCGGAGAAAGGGTGGTCAACTCCTTTTAGAAG GGGGCAAAAGAGAGATTGAAGATCGCATTGTTCCACGCAGTGCTGACGCTGATGATGCTGACGTCAAAAGTGATGATGAGAG TGaggatgatgatgacgatgatgatacAGAGGCTCTCCTGGCAGAGCTTGAACAGATAAAGAAGGAAAAAGCTGAGGAGAAACTTCGGAAA GAACGGCTAGAGCAAGAGGAGGAGCTTAAAGCAAAGGAAGCAGAACTGTTGAAGGGAAACCCTCTATTAAACCAGCCAACATCTTTCAGTGTGAAGAGAAG GTGGGATGATGATGTGGTCTTCAAGAATCAGGCTCGCGGGGAACTGAAGGCGGCCAAGCGCTTTATAAATGACACCATTCGGAATGACTTTCATAGGAAGTTCCTGCAGAAATACATGAAATGA